In Deinococcus sp. JMULE3, the genomic window GGCAGTACGCGACGGTGGGGGCGCGCCCGCCCGCCGGGCCGCCGCCGGGTGGGTCGGGCCGGTACATGGGGTGACCCAGCCAGCGGGCCTCCTGATGGATGACCTGCGCGTGCCCGCTGCGCAGGTCGATGACGATCAGGCGGCAGCGGGGGTTCCGGAAGAAGGTATCGCGGAAGCCTGCCCAGGTGTCGAGCGGCAGCAGGTCCCCCTCGGCGACCTCGATGCCGACCATGTGCGTGCCCGCGCTGTTCGCCACCCAGGTGCCGTAGCCGCGCTGGCCGTCCGGGACGGTGTACACGACGTCCTCGCGCAGGGAGTCCAGGTGCACGCGGCGCAGTTCGCGCCCGCCCTTGACGTAGTACGCGGCGCGGTCGTCGGGGCTCAGGAACGCGCCGAAGGTGTTGTCGCCGCTGCCCTCGGTCAGCTGCCGGGCCTCCCCGCTGCTCAGGTCCAGCAGGTAGAGGTTCCAGTCGCCGTCGAACAGGCCGCCGAACAGCAGCCGGTCGCCCGACTGCGTGAAGCAGCGCTGGTAGAAGTACGTGCGGTGGCAGGTGACGTCGGGCGGCGTGAGGCGCGTGACGGCCGCGCCGGTGTCCGGGTCGGTGAAGGTGTGGGGCGTCAGGAAGCGGAGCTGGCCTTTGGGCACGGGAAGCCTCGGGTGCAGGAGTGGGGGGGTGGGGTCAGGGGCCGACGAGGTCCTCGCGGACCGGGGTGAACATGTCGAGCAGTTCCCCGGCGCTGACGGCGAGCGCCTCGTGCGGCACGCCGCCGGGAATGCTGAGGCTGTCCCCGGCGCGCAGGGTGTGGCGGGTGTCGCCCAGCACGAACTCGAAGGTGCCGGACAGGACCAGGGTCAGTTGCTCGTGCGGGTGCTCGTGGCGGTACCCGCGCGCGCCGCGCTCGAAGCGGACCTGCATGGCCATGAGTTGCTGCCCGCGCGCGACGAGTTTGCGGGTCACGCCGGGTTCGGCGGGGGACCAGTCGGCGCCCAGGGTCAGGGCGGGCGGGGTGGGGGCGGTATCGGTCATGCAGTCTCCGGGTGGCGGGGCGTGAGAGGAAGGGGGGGCGGCAGGGCGCCCCGGTGGCGGATGACGTGCGCGGCACTGGCGTGCGCCGTGCGGGCGGCCTGTTCTGGCGGCTGGGCGCGGGTCAGGGCGTGCAGGAACGCGCCGTTCCAGGCGTCCCCGGCACCCGTGGTATCCAGCACGTCCGCGACGGGCGGGGCGGGCACATGCAGGGGCTCGCCGCCGGGCTCGCACAGCCACGCGCCGTGCGGGCCGTCCTTGAGAGCCACGGTCACGCCCAGCGCCGCAAAAGCCCTTGCGGTGCCGGGCGCATCCGATGGGATGTGCTCCAGCAGTGCGGCGTCCGCCGGGAAGCTCGGCAGCAGCAGGTCCACGCAGGGCAGCACCTCGTGCAGGGCGGCGCGGGCCGCGTCCAGGCCCCCACGCGCGGCCCACAGGCGCGGTCGGTGGTTCGGGTCGAACGCGACGCGCGTGCCGCACTGGCGGGCAAGCTGCGCGGCGTGCCGGGTGGCAGCCTGCGCCGAACCGCTGATCGCCTGCGTGATCCCCGACAGCAGCAGCGTCCCGCTGGCGGCGACGTACGTGGCGTCCACGTCCGCCGGGCTCAGCTGAGTAGCGGCGCTGTCCGCGCGGCGGTACGTGAACTCGCGCTCGCCGTCCGCGTGCAGTGAGATGAAGTACACGCCGTTCTCGCCGTCCACCAGCGGCGCGTGCGTCACGTCGATCCCCTCGGCCTGCCACGCGCGCCGCAGTCCGTGGCCGAACGGGTCGTTCCCGACGCGGCTGATGAACCCACAGCGGCTCCCGAGCCGGGCGGCACTCACCAGCGCGTTGAGGGTGTCCCCGCCGCAGGCGCGGGTCAGGTGCGGGGCGTCCCCAAGCGGGCCGTCGGCGCGCAGTTCGACCATGCACTCCCCGAGTGCGATCAGGTCCAGGGACCGTTCCGGGTGGGTCGCAGTGTCCGTCGCAGCACCAATCACAGCGGCAGCCCTGCCTCGCGCAGGGCGGCGCGGGTGGCGGCCTCCACGGCGTCCCAGTTGCCGTCCTGCACGGCCCGGGCGGGGAACAGGTGCCCGCCCAGACCCACGGCGAGCGCCCCGGCGTCGCGGTAGGCGGGCACCTCGTGCGGGCGCACGCCCCCCGTCGCCATGACCTGCAGGTCCGGCAGCGGGCCGCGCAGGTCGCGGATGAAGCCGGGACCGCCCGCGCTGGCCGCCGGGAACACCTTCAGCACCCGTGCGCCCAGTTGCCCGGCCCGCACGGCCTCGCTGGGCGTCAGCACGCCCGGCAGGTACGGCACGCCCAGGGTCTGCGCCTCCCGCAACAGGTCGTCGTCCAGATGGGGACTGACGAGGAACGCCGCTCCGGCGTCAACAGCCTCGCGGCCCTGCGCGGCGGTCAGGACCGTGCCGACGCCGACGGTCACGCCGCTCAGCTCGGCCCGCAGGGTGCGCAGGGCGTCGGTGACGCCGGGCGTCGTGAAGGTCAGTTCCAGCACGCGCAGGCCGCCGCGCGCGGCGGCGCGGGCCGCGTGCACCGCGGCCTCCGCATCTGGGGCGCGCAGCACGCCCACCACGCCCGCCGCGCGCAGCGTCTCCGTCAGCGTGTCGGGCTGCGCGGGCCGTGTCGCGTCAGCGGGCAAGCCAGCCTCCGTCCACGACCAGCACGTGCCCGTTCACGTAGTCGCTGGCGGGCGACGCGAGGAACACGGCGGGCTGCGCAAGGTCCTCGGGGCGGCCCCAGCGTCCGGCGGGAATGCGGTCCAGGATGGCGCGGCTGCGGTCCGGGTCGGCGCGCAGCGCGGCCGTATTGTCGGTCGCGATGTAGCCGGGTGCGAGGGCGTTCACGTTCACGCCGCCCGAGGCCCACTCGTTCGCGAGGGCCTTCGTGAGGCCCGCCACGGCGTGCTTGCTCGCGGCGTACGCGGGGACGCGGATGCCGCCCTGGAAGGCCAGCAGTGAGGCGACGTTGATGATCTTCCCGTGCCCGCGTTCCAGCATGCGGGCCCCGGCGGCGCGGCACAGGCGCCACACGGCGGTCTGGTTCAGGGCGATCACGTCGTCCCAGTCGGTGTCGCTGAAGGTGCGGGCGTCGTCGCGGCGGATGATCCCGGCGTTGTTCACCAGGATGTCCACCGGCCCGAGTTGCGTTTCCACGCGGTCCAGCAGGGTGTTCAGGTCGCTGCTGCTCTGGGTGCTGAGGTCGGCCTGAAACGCGGCGAAGCGTCGCCCGGCGGCCTGGACCTGCGTGCCGGTCGTGCCGTCGTGGTGGGTGTGGGTGTTGATGGCGACGTCCGCTCCGGCCTGCGCGAGCGCCACGGCCAGCGCCTGCCCGATGCCCACGCCGCCGCCCGTCACCAGCGCCACGCGGCCACTCAGGTCGAAGGGGTTGGTGCTCATAGGCACCGTGCTCACAGCATCCCCACGGTCTTCTGCACCCAGCCGACGTCCGGGTCGAGTTTCACGCCCTGCGTGCGGCCGTCCCCGGCGAGGAACCACAGGTAGTACCCGGCGTAGCCGGGGGCGCTGACGTACGTGTGGTACCCGTGCGGGATGGCCAGCAGCGTGTCGTCACGGACGGTGTGTGTATCGTCGTACCCGCGTTCCGGGGAGTAGTGGCGGGTCAGGCCCCACCCTTCGGGGCTGGACACGCGGAAGTAGTACATCTCCTCGTGGAACTTCTCGCTGCCCGCGTTCTCCTCGTGGCGGTGGGGGGGGTAGGTGCTCCAGTGGCCGCTGGGCGTGAGGGTCTCCCCGACGATCAGGCGACTGGCGGGCAGGCCGTTCGGGGCGACGAGAATCTCGCGGAACTGCCGGGCGTAGTTGAGGGTGCCCCACTGGCCGGTGTTGACCTGGTCGGGGCGGATCTCGTAGGGGGCGGTGTCGAGGTCGCTGGGCGCGGACGGCAGGGCGCCCTGGAAGTCGGTGTGGGCGGTGACGGTCCAGGTGTGCCCGCGTGGGATGTAGACGCTGTGCGGGAGGCCGGTGAAGACGCTGGCGCGCCCCCCGACCGAGTCGAAGGTGTGGTCGCCGACCTGCACGTGGGCGCGGCCGCTCAGGGCGACGAGGAGGTGCTCGCGGTCGCCGGATTCGCCGCTGACGCTCTGCCCGGCGGTCAGGTTGAGCTTAGCGAAGTCCAGCAGCGTGCAGGAGTCGTCCTGCAGGGGCTGCAGGCCAGGGGCCGACGGGATGGTGTGGAAGTGCGGGCTGGTGGCGCTCACTTGACGAACCCCCCGGCTTTCAGGGCCGCGTAGGCGTTCTTCTCGTACCCGGCGAAGTTCAGGCCGTTCAGGCCGTCCGTGAAGGCCTTCCAGCTGTCGTCGTTCAGGGGCCGCTGTCCGAGGACGAACTGCACGAGCGATTCGGAAATGTAGCGGTCGATGTCGGCCTGGTTGGGCGCGGCGGGCACGACGAGGTCGCCGCTGCGGTCGATCCAGTTGTTCGTGCGGCGCGTGTCCATCAGCAGGTTGTAGACGTTCACGGAGCGGCCGTCCCCGAACTTCAGGGTGCCGTAGCGGCCCTTGAGTTCCGCCGCCTGCCCGTTCAGCGCCAGGAAGCGCAGCTGCGTGTTCGTCAGGCGGCCGTTCACGTTGGTGGTCGTGACGGTCGGAATCCCACCGACCAGGGTGTAGTCCGCGCCTTTCTTCCCGAAGGCCAGCTGGTAGTACCCCTCGCCGCTGTTCGCCCATTCCAGGAATTTCGCGATGGCGGGGCCTTTCCCGGCGTCCATGGCTTTCTTCGACACGACCAGCAGCGTCCCGGCGTTCGCGAAGGTGCCCATGGAGCGGCTCCCGGCCGGGCCTTTCGGGACGGGCACGAAGCGCAGGTCACCCTTGGGGTTGTTCGCCTCGAAGTTCTTGAACCCGGCGATCAGACCGCCGACACTCTCGAAGAACAGGCCGCACTTGCCCTGCTGCCAGCGGTTGCGCAGGTCGCTGCGTTTCATGGTGGCCCAGTCGGGGTCCATCACCTTGGCGTCCACGAGTCTGCGGACGTACTCGGTGGCCTTGCGGTAGTTGGGGTTGCGGACGTTCGCGGCGAACGCGGCGCCCGCGCGGTAGTTCCAGGTGCCGGGCACGCCGTACGCGCCGTACACCCACTGGAAGTGATTGCCCAGGCCCAGGCCGGGCAGGATGCCCGCGGTGTCGAAGTCGATCACGCCGCAGTAGCCGAAGGTGTCCTTGCGGCCGTTGCCGTCCGGGTCGCGTTCGGTGAAGGCGCGGGCGACGTTCAGGAACTCGTCGAGGGTGGTGGGGGCTTTCAGGTTCAGTTTCTCCAGCCAGTCCTGCCGGATCATGATCCCGTACTGGCGGCTGAGCGTGGCGGGTTCCTGCAGGCCGTACATCTGCCCGTTCTCGTTCACCAGGCCGTTGCGCATGGCGTTCCCGTAGCGGGCTTTGGTGCGCTGCGGCATCTGGGCCAGCAGGCTGGACACGGGCGCGACCTGTCCCTGGCGGATCAGCTGGTAGAAGAGGTTGCGGTTGCGGATCTCGAACAGGTCCGGCAGGTCGTTCGCGGCGGCCAGCGATCCGAGTTTGTTGTCGCCGTCCGCGCCGGTGGGGAGCATGGTGAACTTGAGGTTCACGCCGGTGCGGGCGCGGATGACCTCGCCGGTGTCCCACCCGGCGGTGGGGGCGGGCGCCTCGGGGTTCGCGGCGTACAGCGCCACCGACAGGTCGGTCGCTTTCTGCGCGTGCGCGCCGAGCAGGGCGCTGAGCGTCACGAGGGCCAGGGTGCGGGCGGTGGTGCGGGGGTGCGTCATGGTGGAACCTCCGGTGTGGGGGTGGACGGTCTGGGTGGGTGGGCGATGCAGGTCTGGGCTGCGGGGGTGCTCAGCCCTTCACGCCGCCGGACAGCGTGCCGGACGTGAAGTACCGCTGAATCCACGGGTACACGAGCAGCATGGGAATGGTGGTCAGGACGACGGCCGCCATCTTCAGGGCGTCAGGTGGGGCGGTGGTGGTCGCGGCGGACTCGACGTACTCGGCGGAGTTCAGGCCGGTCAGGATGTCGCGCAGCACCACCGGGAGCGGCATCATCCGCGCGTCGGACAGGTACAGCACGGGTTCGAAGAAGGAGTTCCACTGCGTGACGGCGTAGAACAGCCCGATGGTCAGCAGGATCGGTTTGGACAGCGGCAGCACGATGTGCCACAGGACCTGCAGGTCGGTCGCGCCGTCAATCTTCGCAGCTTCCTCCAGGCTCTCGGGGAGGTTCTGGAAGAAGTTCTTCATGACGAGCAGGTTGTACACGCTGACCGCGCCGTGCAGCAGCAGCGCCCAGTACGTGTTCAGGAGGTGCAGGTCGCGGATCACGAGGTACAGCGGGATCAGCCCGGCGTTGAACAGGAACGTGAACAGGATCACGCCGGTCAGGAACTTGCGGCCCGGCAGGTCGGGGCGGGACAGCGGGTACGCGGTGCAGACGGTCAGGATCATGCTGATCAGCACGCCGCTGAGGGTCAGGAAGACGCTGTTGCCCAGCGCGCGGATCAGCGCGGGTTGTTTCAGGAGTTCCGCGTAGGCCGCCAGGGACGCGGCGGTCGGCAGCAGGCTCGGCGTGCGGCCCAGCGGGGTGATGCTCACCGCCAGCACGTAGATCAGGGGGATCAGGGTGATGAGCAGCACGGCGATCAGGAAGGCGTTCACGCTCCGGTCGAAGGTGCGGTCGTGGCGGGTTCGGGTCATGCGGGTCTCCTCCGGTCAGGTGCAGTGCAGTTGCGGTGCAGGCGCGGTTCAGGTGGGGTGCGGGCGCGGCGCAGGTTTAGTACAGGCCCTGACCGGCGAAGCGGCGGGCGACGCGGTTGGCGACGACGATCATCAGCAGGCCGATCAGTCCCTTGAACAGGCCCACGGCGGTCGCCAGGGAGAACTGGAAGTTCTGGATGCCCTGGCGGTACACCCAGGTGTCGATCACGTCCGCGACCGAGTACACCGGCAGCGAGTACAGGACGTAGATCTGGTAGAACCCGGCGTCCAGGATGTGCCCCAGGCGCAGCAGGGTCACGAGGACGATCACGTCGAGCATGCCGGGCAGCGAGATGTGCCGGATGCGCTGCCAGCGGGTGGCGCCGTCCACCTCGGCCGCCTCGTACAGCGAGGGGCTGATGCCGATCAGCGCGGCGAGGAACAGGATCGCGCTCCAGCCGGTCTCCTTCCAGATGTCGCTGAAGATCACGACCGCGCGGAACGCGCCGGGATCGGTCAGGAACGACACGGGGTCGCCACCGGCCGCGACGAGGGCCTTGTTGACCAGGCCGCTGCCGGGCGAGAGCATGGCGAGCAGGATGCCGAACACGATCACCCACGACAGGAAGTGCGGGAGGTACGTGACGGTCTGGGTGACGCGCGCCAGGCCCTTGCGGCTGCTCTCGTGGATGGCGAGCGCCAGGATGATGGCCGGGGGCAGCCCGATCAGCAGTTTCGCGAAGCTGATCACCAGGGTGTTGGTCATGAGCTGCGTGAAGTAGTACGACTGGAAGAACTGCGTGAAGTTGCTCAGGCCCACCCAGGGGCTGTGCAGGACGCCCTGTACCGGCTGGAAGTCCTTGAAGGCGATCTGCGCGTTCCACAGCGGCCAGTAGCGGAACAGCGCGAACCACAGCAGGCCCGGCAGCAGCATCAGGTACAGGCCCCGGTGGCGCCACAGGCGGGCCAGCAGGCGCTGGCGGGGGCCGCGCTGGGCGGCGGTCGGACTGGAGCGGAGCACGTCGGTCATGGGGCCTCCTGCGGGCATGGGTCACCGTCGCCGGGGCGCGGTGGGCTCCGGCGGGGGCGGTCTGGGTTCAGGCGGGCGAGTTCGGGCTGGGGCGGGTGGGCGTCAGGAACTTCGGGGCGGGGCGGTCGTCTCCCGGACGACCAGTTCGCTGGGGTAGTCGAGCACCGTGCCGCGCACCGCTTCGCCCGCCAGTGCGCCGGCGAGCAGGCGCAGGGCGCTGTCGCTCATGTCGTGGATGGGGTGGCGGACGGTGGTCAGGGCCGGGTGGCTCTGGCTGGCGGCGGCGATGTCGTCGAAGCCCACCACGCTGATGTCGGCCGGGACGCGCAGGCCGCGGTCCTTGACGGCGTCCATCGCGCCGAAGGCGGTCGCGTCGCTCGCGGCGAAGATCGCGGTGGGGGGACTGGGCAGGTCCAGCAGTTCGCGGGCCGCCTCGAAGCCGCGCCGCTGCGTGAAGTTCCCGGGGCGGATCAGGTCCGGGTCGAGCAGGCCGCGTTCCTCCATGGCGTCGCGGTAGGCGCGCAGTCGTTCGTGGGCCTGACTGGACTCGGCGGCGCCCGCGATGAAGCCCACGCGGCGGTGCCCGAGGTCGAGCAGGTGCGTGGTGGCGGCGCGCGCGCCGTGGTACGAGTCGGCGCGGACGTTCGGGAGGTCGGTGGGAATCCCGAAGTGGCTGATGAGCACGATGGGGGTGCGGCTGCGTTCCAGCGCCGCGAGGTGCGTGGGATCGTCGGTCGGGACGACCAGGATCAGGCCGTCGGCCAGTCCGCCGCTGAGGGCCGCGACACGTTCGCGTTCACGGACGGGGTCGCGGCTGGTGGTGAAGACGCCCAGGTCGAGTCCGGCGCTGCTGGCGGCCTCGGCGGCGGCGCGGGCGACCTCGGCGAAGTACGGGCTGACGAGTTCCGGGATGACCATCCCGACGAGGTTGGTGCGGGCGCCGCGCAGCCGCCGGGCGGCGGGGTTGGCGACGTAGCCGAGGTCCTGGGCGGCGCGCAGGACGCGGGCGCGGGTTTCCTCGCTGATGCGGCCGGTGTTGTTCAGGGTCTTGGACACCGTGACGGTGGACACGCCGGCGAGGCGCGCCACGTCGGCGATGGTGACGGGTGCGGACATGGGGGCTCCTGGGGCGGGACGCGGCTGTCCCGCCGATGAGTGGGTTAACGATTACCCTGACAGTACACCTCCCGCCTGGCCCCGTCAATCCACCCGGCCCCCGCTGGTCCGGCCGCGAAGCGCCCCACCCGCTGCCGGGGTACCCTGAAGCGGTGCTGGGAATAGAAGAGCGGTGGAGTGGCGGCATCGACGCGCTGGTCAGCGAAGCGAACCGGCTGCTGGCACAGCTGCTGCCCGGGGACCGCGCCGCCCGCCTGAAAGACGAGATGAACCCACGGCTGGTACGGCACTACACGACCGTCGGCCTGCTGCCCGCCCCCACCCGCGAGGGCCGTGAGGCCCGCTACGGCCGCGCGCACCTGCTGGGCCTGCTCGCCCTGCGGCGCCTGATGGCCGACGGTCTGAGCGGCAAGGCGCTCGTCGGCGCCCTGCTTGGCCGCAGCGAGGAAGAACTCGCCGACCTCGCGCTCACCGGCGTGACCGGCGAGAACCCCTCCGCCCCGCCCGAGCGATCCGATGCATCCCTGACGGATAGCCCCGGGCTCCTGCTGCTGGGCAACATGAAGTTGCCGACCAACCCGGCCGTCGCGTACCTGGACGGCCTGCGTCGCCCCGCCGAGCGGCTGGCGCGCGCCGTGCCGGAGACGCCCAGCCGGGTCCTCCCCAGCCCGGCCCTGCCCAGTCCGGCACCCTCCCGGTGGGGTATGAGGGGCATCCTGCCACGCGCGTCCGATCACGCCTCAACGCGGCCGGGACAGGTGTGGCGCCGCGTGGAAGTCGCGCCGGGCCTGGAGGTGCAGGTGTCCGCCGACTTCCGCGCGCCCCACAGCGAGGCCCGCTGGGCGGACCTGCTGCGCCGGGTGCGTGACGTGCTGGAGGACTCGGGCACCTGATCCAGGGGACGAGCGGGACGGGGGAGGGGGTTCGGTGCGATTGAGGCGTCGGTCGTAGGTGACCAGGGTCTCGTCGATGTTCTCGACCGCGCTGCCCGAGGCCATGTCGGAGGTGGCGCCGGGGTCGAGGGTCGCACCGATCCGGGTGGTGTACACCAGGGTGTCCTGTGGTGTGGCGGCCAGGCTGGTGGTCGCGCCCAGGGCAGCGCGAGCCGCACGTACCGCGTGAGGCGCGTGGCGCGGCGCACCGTGCGGGGGGGGTCGGTGGCGTGCCGGGTTGGTCAGGGTGTCCTCCCGTGGCAGGGGCTGGCCTGCGGGGCGTTCTCTCAGGTCGGCCGTAACCGCCGCGTGAACATCATTCGGTGTGGCCCGCTGTGCCGCGTCAGTGGTTGTCGTGGGTGCGTGTGAGGCTGGGGGTGTTCCGGGCTGGCATCTCGCCGCGCTCGTTCCTCGATCCATGCTGACACTCTGAATTGTTGACAACTGAAGTTGTTGATGTAGAGTGAAGCGTCCACCCACCACTACCCCCCACGCGTCCCACCACGAGGTCACCCATGCACATCGAACTGCGCCCCCTGATCCCCACCCTCACCGCCGGACAGGACACCGAACTCGTCATCCACGCCCGCCTCACGCCCCCCACCCAGGCGGCCCGCACCCAGACGCCCCCACGCCTCAACCTCGCCTTGGTCCTCGACCGCAGCGGCAGCATGAGCGGCCAGCCCCTCCACATGGCCCGCCTCGCCGCGCAGACCGCCGTGCGCCAGCTGCGCCCCACCGACCATGTCAGCCTCGTCACCTTCGACGACACCGTCACCACCGTCATCCCCCCGCAGCCCGCCACCGACCCGGACGCCCTGAGCGCCCTGATCGACACCGTCACCTGCGGCGGCATGACCGCCCTGCACGCCGGCTGGCTCGAAGGGGCCACCCTCTGCGCCCAGCACCTCGACCCGGCTGCCCTCAACCGCGTGCTGCTCCTGAGCGACGGCGGCGCCAACGTCGGGGAAACCAACCCCAGCGTCATCTCCAACCACGTCCGCGGCCTCACCGCCCTGGGCGTCAGCACCAGCACCATCGGCCTGGGCGAACACTACGACGATCACCTCATGCAGGCCGTCGCCGACGCCGGCGACGGCAACTTCGAACACATCGAGAACCCGGCCGACCTGCCCCGCTACTTCGAGCAAGAACTCCAGGGCCTCAGCCGCACGAGCGGCCACACCGTCTCCCTGGGCATCGAACCCAACCCCGCCCTCGGCAGCCGCCGCCACGAACTCCTGAACGACCTGCCCCGCACCGACACCGGCCGCGCCAAACTCCCCAACCTCATCCAGGACCGCCCCACCGACCTGATCTTCACCGTGCACGTCCCCGCCCAGCCCGAGGCGAGCGACGTCGGCATCACCCGCATCCGCCTCGCCTGGACCGACCGCAGCGGGCAACGGCACGTCCAGCGCGCCCAGCTGAACCTCCCTGTCCAGCCCGCCGGGTCCCCCGAACCCGCCGAGAACCCCGACGTGCGCCTCCTGACCGAACGCCTGCGCGCCGCCCGCGCCCGCGAGGAAGCCGTCGCGCACGCCGCCGCCGGGGCACCCGAGATATCCCGCGAACGCCTCAGCCGCGAGGTCCGCCGCCTGCATGCCCTCGGCATTCAGGGCCTGCACGGCGAGATCGGCGCCCTGACCTCCCTCGACCAGGACTTCGCGCAGAACGTCCAGCTCGCGCAGAAACGCGCCCGCAGCCAGTCCTACAACACCCGCCGCAGCAAGTGACAGCAGCATTCAGGAGGATGGAAGGGCGTGGGTCGTTGGCCCTTCCATCCTCCTGGAAACCGGTGCGAGACAGAGGAATGCGGGTTCCGGACGTGGAGCCGGCGATCCGGTGAAGTTCCGGATTGTTGGCGAAACAAACGGAATCCGTGTCAGGCGTTCTCGGCGCGGCGCCGCGCCTCCGTCCGGACAGTGGCATCGAGAGGATGGCCCGCCGCACCCAAGAGTCGCGGGGTGCCCGAACCCGACTGGGCGGCGCGTCGACACCAGTGGCTCCGCATGGACGCGCCACGGGGGGCAGCCGCGCGTGCATGACGTCGTCTGCACCTGAATCATGAGAGGATGAGCCTTCACGATGTGAGGCGTGAGAATTGATCAAAGTAGGCGGTCACTCAAAGATTCACTGGGGGAAACAATAACTGTATCGCCGGGCACGACCAAGAGAAGCGCGCAAATTCTAATCTGATGTCCGGTTCGAATCAAAACGGTTCGAGCAAATACTGTGATGCACCGGAGGATGAATATGAAGCGTACGCTGATCATGACGGCCCTGATGTGTTCGACGACCGTGTTCGCAGGCGGGGGCAGCATGGTGCCCGGTGGCCGCACGATCGCCGCGATCGTCGCGAACGACCCCAACTTCAGCACGCTGCTCAGCGCCGTGCAGGCCGCCGGACTGGTCGACACGCTGAACGGCGCCGGGCCGTACACGGTGTTCGCTCCGACCAACGCCGCCTTCGCCAAGATTCCCCAGGCGGACCTGCAGGCCCTGCTGAACGACCGCGAGAAACTGCGCGCCGTGCTGCTCTACCACGTCGTACCGGGTCGCGTCACCAGCGCCCAGGTGACCAAGCTCAGCAGCGCCACGACCGCTGAGGGGAGCGCCGTGTCCATCTCCACGTCGAACGGCGTGCGGATCAACGACGCCCGGGTCACCCGCACGGACATCGGCGCCAGCAACGGCGTGATTCACGTGATCGACACCGTCCTGATGCCCCAGTGACGTCCCCCCGGTCAGCGACCCGCCCCTGAGGCCGCCCTGCCCCGTCCCTCCCGGAACCCGGCGAGGTCGGGGCAGTTCCCTGGAGTGATCATGAACTGCCGAATCTGGGCCCTGCTGCCCCTCCTCGCCGTGTCCAGCGCAGGCGCCCTGACCGTCCAGGTCCGCTGGAGCGTGCCCGAACCGCGCCTCGTTCAGGGGCAGGTGCAGCGCGTCACCGACCATCACGCCCGCACCGTCACCCTCCCGGACGACCTGCCCGGCCGACCCGCCGCCGCGCGCACCGCTGAACTGCGCCGCGCCGGCGCCGAGCTCGCGCGCGCCGTGAACCGCGCGCCGCAGGACATCCGGTTCCGCCTCGAATCCGGCCGCTGGGTGGGCGCCGCCCGCACCGGCTGGACCGTCACTCCCGCCGCCGCCCAGGCCGCCCTGACCGCCGCACTGACCTCCGGGGGCCGGGCGGCCCTGCCCGTGCAGCTCACGGCCCCCACCCGCAGCGTCCGCTGGGCAGCCGGGCAGCGGCTCACGCACCTGGGCGGCGGCCAGTCCAGCTTCGCGGGCAGCCCGGACTTCCGCGTGCACAACATCCGCGTCGGGGCCGACCGCCTGCACGGCACGTGGACCGCGCCCGGCGGGACGCTCGACTTCAACGCCCTGACCGGCCCGGTCAGTGCCACGCGCGGCTTCCGCCCCGGTTACGTCCTCGCGGGCGGCACGCTGCGCCTGGAAGACGGCGGCGGCATCTGCCAGGTCAGCACGACCCTCTTCCGGGCGGCCCTGCGCGCCGGACTGCCCATCCCCGAACGGCACGCGCATTCCGTGCAGGTCGCCTACTACGGCCAGCCCGGCCTCGACGCGGCCGTGTACGCCGGATCGAAGAACCTGCGCGTCCGCAACGACACCGCCGGACCGCTGCTCGTGCAGTTCCGCTGGACGTCCGG contains:
- a CDS encoding extracellular solute-binding protein yields the protein MTHPRTTARTLALVTLSALLGAHAQKATDLSVALYAANPEAPAPTAGWDTGEVIRARTGVNLKFTMLPTGADGDNKLGSLAAANDLPDLFEIRNRNLFYQLIRQGQVAPVSSLLAQMPQRTKARYGNAMRNGLVNENGQMYGLQEPATLSRQYGIMIRQDWLEKLNLKAPTTLDEFLNVARAFTERDPDGNGRKDTFGYCGVIDFDTAGILPGLGLGNHFQWVYGAYGVPGTWNYRAGAAFAANVRNPNYRKATEYVRRLVDAKVMDPDWATMKRSDLRNRWQQGKCGLFFESVGGLIAGFKNFEANNPKGDLRFVPVPKGPAGSRSMGTFANAGTLLVVSKKAMDAGKGPAIAKFLEWANSGEGYYQLAFGKKGADYTLVGGIPTVTTTNVNGRLTNTQLRFLALNGQAAELKGRYGTLKFGDGRSVNVYNLLMDTRRTNNWIDRSGDLVVPAAPNQADIDRYISESLVQFVLGQRPLNDDSWKAFTDGLNGLNFAGYEKNAYAALKAGGFVK
- a CDS encoding sugar kinase — encoded protein: MIGAATDTATHPERSLDLIALGECMVELRADGPLGDAPHLTRACGGDTLNALVSAARLGSRCGFISRVGNDPFGHGLRRAWQAEGIDVTHAPLVDGENGVYFISLHADGEREFTYRRADSAATQLSPADVDATYVAASGTLLLSGITQAISGSAQAATRHAAQLARQCGTRVAFDPNHRPRLWAARGGLDAARAALHEVLPCVDLLLPSFPADAALLEHIPSDAPGTARAFAALGVTVALKDGPHGAWLCEPGGEPLHVPAPPVADVLDTTGAGDAWNGAFLHALTRAQPPEQAARTAHASAAHVIRHRGALPPPLPLTPRHPETA
- the kduD gene encoding 2-dehydro-3-deoxy-D-gluconate 5-dehydrogenase KduD, with the translated sequence MSTVPMSTNPFDLSGRVALVTGGGVGIGQALAVALAQAGADVAINTHTHHDGTTGTQVQAAGRRFAAFQADLSTQSSSDLNTLLDRVETQLGPVDILVNNAGIIRRDDARTFSDTDWDDVIALNQTAVWRLCRAAGARMLERGHGKIINVASLLAFQGGIRVPAYAASKHAVAGLTKALANEWASGGVNVNALAPGYIATDNTAALRADPDRSRAILDRIPAGRWGRPEDLAQPAVFLASPASDYVNGHVLVVDGGWLAR
- a CDS encoding bifunctional 4-hydroxy-2-oxoglutarate aldolase/2-dehydro-3-deoxy-phosphogluconate aldolase; this encodes MPADATRPAQPDTLTETLRAAGVVGVLRAPDAEAAVHAARAAARGGLRVLELTFTTPGVTDALRTLRAELSGVTVGVGTVLTAAQGREAVDAGAAFLVSPHLDDDLLREAQTLGVPYLPGVLTPSEAVRAGQLGARVLKVFPAASAGGPGFIRDLRGPLPDLQVMATGGVRPHEVPAYRDAGALAVGLGGHLFPARAVQDGNWDAVEAATRAALREAGLPL
- the iolB gene encoding 5-deoxy-glucuronate isomerase, which gives rise to MSATSPHFHTIPSAPGLQPLQDDSCTLLDFAKLNLTAGQSVSGESGDREHLLVALSGRAHVQVGDHTFDSVGGRASVFTGLPHSVYIPRGHTWTVTAHTDFQGALPSAPSDLDTAPYEIRPDQVNTGQWGTLNYARQFREILVAPNGLPASRLIVGETLTPSGHWSTYPPHRHEENAGSEKFHEEMYYFRVSSPEGWGLTRHYSPERGYDDTHTVRDDTLLAIPHGYHTYVSAPGYAGYYLWFLAGDGRTQGVKLDPDVGWVQKTVGML
- a CDS encoding cupin domain-containing protein, translating into MTDTAPTPPALTLGADWSPAEPGVTRKLVARGQQLMAMQVRFERGARGYRHEHPHEQLTLVLSGTFEFVLGDTRHTLRAGDSLSIPGGVPHEALAVSAGELLDMFTPVREDLVGP
- a CDS encoding oligogalacturonate lyase family protein, which produces MPKGQLRFLTPHTFTDPDTGAAVTRLTPPDVTCHRTYFYQRCFTQSGDRLLFGGLFDGDWNLYLLDLSSGEARQLTEGSGDNTFGAFLSPDDRAAYYVKGGRELRRVHLDSLREDVVYTVPDGQRGYGTWVANSAGTHMVGIEVAEGDLLPLDTWAGFRDTFFRNPRCRLIVIDLRSGHAQVIHQEARWLGHPMYRPDPPGGGPAGGRAPTVAYCHEGPHDLVQRRMWLIDEDGRNPRAVRPHVPGESCTHEFWVPDGSRLIYVLYRAGQRERLICAADPDTLTNETLMPMPPCSHLMSNADGSLLVGDGSGPPEDVADAAAHQFDPDPFLHLFDLRARTSRPLAGHHSSWRVHLGSRQVTHPHPSFTPDEQAVLFTSDMHGEPALYLARIGP